A window of Branchiostoma floridae strain S238N-H82 chromosome 9, Bfl_VNyyK, whole genome shotgun sequence genomic DNA:
GCATCGTGGAGCAAGAAAAATCACACAGTTTCATAATGTCAAGAACGGCTTAGAATTGCCAAAAATAAAAagatgcatttcagtttgctGTACATTAACAGCATGTCAATGCGTTTGTGTCAAATAATTAAGTCCCTATTGTAAACTATTCTGGGTTTACCTTGTATCGAGAGGTGGCTTTGTAGTAAAACCGTCGTTAGATCTGGAACAACATGGACTCAAAGCACACGACCTTGTACCCCTGTCAGCTGTAACAACACCAATTGAACATTCACAAATCGTTTGCCAATTCCCGAGCGAAAGGTTTCCAAAGAAACGAATTGTTCCCAGAGGACCCTTGAAAGCTATCAGAGAATCTCCTGAACGAAGTTACGACATACAGCCGCTAACGTTAAAGTATTACAACACATGAGGTGCTCAAGAGGGTTTTACAGATTAATTCTAAAGCATCACAAATACAGGCCTTAgatttatatcatatatcatatcctTGCATTCTTTGAAGGTCTAGTATACAGCGATATTGTTAAACAATAACTTACAGAAACAGCAGACTGGCATTTTTCTCGCTCTAAGGCACAGTACGATAAGTACAGCAAATACAATCCCCAGCACGACTCCAATGGTGACTGCAGCAACCAGGAGGACATCAGAACTGCCTGCGTAAGGGTCAAGGGacaaacaataaaacatgttgTTACATTTAAGACCGCCTCTGTTAGTTTTAGATCCCAATTGGGAAAAGGGGCACTGTCGGGCAGTTCACaggctggtttttattttgcactttcaGACGTGAACCCTTCGTGGCCCCGTAGGGCACCTTGCGGCACCCGGGGTATTTTTGGACCCGCCCGGGCACCGGGTTGAATTCAAGTCGGACTTAGAATGAACTAGGGatccggtaacaaatagacgccgtgacctaccaaTGGGAACACCGTGGGCTAACCCCCCGATATCCGGCATTCCACCGGGataaatttgtggcttcggagcccaaCCGGGGCTACACGCCTGACGGGCACCGTAatgcaattgggacctaagcctaacactGTAGTCATTATCACCCTGTGGAAGTTAACAGACGGGCAGCCAAACGTCGGCTCACGTGGTTAAAAATGTTGTTATAAACTCATTTCCGAAGTGGATGAAGTTATTCACGAAACTAAAGACATTTCTTAAAGAAGAAACCTCTATGAGTTTAGAAACAAAGTTATTCGAAATTAGTTAgcaatttgttcatttttgttttattttttttcattttttgttcatttgtgcATTTTAGCAGATTATGTTTGTCTATGACAAAGCAGATTCAaggatacaatacaatacacttAAATACAATTGTGTGAATAGAGATATTTCGAATTTCTTCACGGCCTCCATGTTGGAAAAACCATTACCTTCAGTGACGTATACACTGAACTGTTGCCTGTCCTTTCCGAACATATTTGCAGCTGTGCAGGCGTATTCTCCCGTGTGCGCAGACTCTGCAGATGTGATAACTAAGGCACTGTGTACTCTGTTTGCCGTAATAATGGTTTTTGTGACGGAGATCCGTCCAGCTTTCCCGGTTCGGAACTCCAGCTTTTTCCCATCATGCTCCGACAGTTCCCAGATGACGTCATCCGGTAGAGGGTCGGAGGCTATTGTGCAGGTGAGTTTTACCATGTCTCCCCCGGCAGCGGACACTGACGCTGGCTCACTCACAACTTCTGGCCGGCCTGTTcaccaaaaaaaatccaagactTATTATGATATGTATGGTGAGCCATTGGAGTAATAATTGGGCGTACCTTGTTTCTTTACATATGTGTATGCCAATCATTTCGTCACACAGTGATGAGTGATAATGTGAATATAATGCATTAAGCAATTGCTTACCTATAACGTTTATGTACGTTTCTCTTGTGATCTCGGGAAATCCATTACTTTTTgcaacacaaacatacactcCTTCCGTCTGATAGTTCAATGGCGACAAAGTCAAAGGGTTGTCGTATGGCTGGTATGTATCCCTCCGCCGCCAACTCACACCCGGTTTGGGATTTCCCTCCGCCGAACACTCCACAGTAAAAACGTCTTGTCCATACAGAACGCTTATCTCCTGGTCAAAGGTCGGCTTTATCTTCGGTGGAACTGATAGCGTACGAAGAAGAAATAGCAGTATGTAAGGTATTTTGTGAAGTATCACTACCATACGGTATCAACGGACACATCTCATTTCGATCGCtatgtattttatcttgtttcTCTTCATGAAGATGATAATGAATTTTATGTTATTAAAAACTCGGGGATGTAAATGCTCCAATGAAACAAATTGAAATGGGATCCTAATGTATTCAGATAAACATACGTTTTCGCAACCGAGATAACGATTAAATCTCCTCAGTTAGAATTGCAGGGATTACTTGATTCCTGATAAATGAATAGCAGCAACACAGATGCTAAAGGTAATAGATGAGACACACCATAGCAGGCACGTTTCAATTGCATACAAACAAGGTACATTAGATACTTAAGCCCTATAAGCCCATGATTTGTTCTTGCATTAAGCAGTTGTCACATTAACACATTTTGATGGAAATTAGCCCGTGCCTAAGTCTTAAGACAAGGGACTACTGACCTCCGCCAGGAAAGAGCTAATGGATATTTTCAAACGTTCCTCAATCCCCCTGATACGGCAAATCTTACAGAATGAGACAAACCATGCATCACGTTAGTCTAATGGATACTTCTATAGTCGCCATGCGGTCAAACCATTAACATCACAAACCCCTCTTCTGGTCAGCGTTAGCTTTTAGTGCCTTTGATGGCAAAGATAGGGAGGCATCGATAGAATGGATGTCTGCCTTACATATGACCTCCATAGTGATTTGTCCTGTCCCGGTCGGCCCGATCCCATTATCGGCTTCGCACAGGTAAGAGCCTCCGTCTGCCTGGGACACTCTGGGTATCAGCAGAGACGAGTTCCTGAATGGTGGGACAGGAATGGGGGGAGTGAAAGGTCTATGACTGAAAGAAAACGCCGCGAAGACTCACAAAACACTGACTCTGTAGACTTTTAAGCCAACACTGCTAGTACATTTAAGAGCATATGAAGTCGTAAAAGCGGTTCGTTGTTTGACGTCGCTAATAAACAGCTTACAAGGGATTTGGCTGATGATAGCTGCCCTACAGCTCCATGAAATACGATAGGCTGATAGCTAGCCCACAAATTGCCAGGTATGTCCTCAACTGTTTCGTGAGatctgcttaaaatgacataaagTACCAATAGAAGCTAGTCCCTTTCAATGCAGAACACGCCCGTCCTTTCAAGCTGTGATGATGATGCTGTAACTATCTCCCTATAGCCTAAGGATTGGCAGCAATCTTCCACATCGTTATTGTTGCTTTATTTGATAGCAAAGTATCAATTTCAGAAACATGTAATTTTGTGAATGTAGATGCATTACCACACCGCTGCTTTTTTTCTAaacctttcttttccctttttaCCATTACAAAGCTCATTTCCCAGTCGAGCCCACACCTTATTATGACGTCCTGTGGAATGGCTGCTCCATCTCTCCTCCATGTAACATCAGCGGGAGGATTCCCCTCAGACAGACAGCTCAGACTCACGTTCCTCCCCTCCAGGGCGACAACAGACCTTTCCGGCACGATGACGGCTGGAGGATCTGCAGGAGCGCATCAATGCCACTGTACAGTCAATCGTGTTTTATCTCGTGACAGAAATACCCGCGCCTGCCTGCTCAATGTGACAGCTAGATGCCATAGCTTCTCAATACTTACGAAATGTGTCGTGAAACGATAGCTTATCTCCACATTTCGTGGAGGATATGTCAACAGGTGATTTAATGTATTTATTCAAGCGAAGTCGTCACTACAGACAGACGTGTTTGGAACGTTGAGTTTGCAGGGCAAAATAAAATGGTTAGCATCACTGTCTACACGGCTTGAAAAGTTCTGACAGGTTTCCATTTATGGAATCTAATCAGAAGATAATTTGTGAGTTACAAGAGGCTTAATTAAAAGATTCACAATATTCGTATATGTATTTTGTAATAGTTGCCTTCCATCAACATAGTATTTTTTCCAGAATTTAATCTTGTCACCAGATCAGGTATTTATAGAACCAAATTTTGGTCCACGAAAAGTCTTTTCACAAGTTATGAGGAGTTTTAAGATTCTAAGTAGTTATATGCAGcgaaatacattttgtgtattctgtcAGAGCTGAAGGCCATTGAGATACAAACAAATCATTTCGCGCGACATTGTTaagcaaatcgagacaatggtcgagacaagaactgtttacaagatATGGgtcttcatctttgacatattacacaCACTGCATTTTGCTGCCTAGAATCGTGAACCTTTTTATTTGTTGTCACCAGGGACGTTGGGTGTTCAGCTGCAGATACTGCTTTTCTGGTAGTCAAATTATGATCAAATTACTAGCATATTCCTACTTGGGGATGTTAGGGAGCAGCTTTAAAGGGGCCAAGGACGATCGATATTCTGCGCCGGACAGTTCTGGCAGGCAAGATATTCAATTATTTTTCAGCCAATCATTTTTGACACGTTTGTTACAACAAGATATCAAAAGTTCAGTTGCCTTACCATGTATAGACACAAGAGGCACAGATACAAGTTTAATCTTAATCTtcctacacacctgccaaatattaGGCATGGCGGCCTTGAAAAGGCGTCTTCTAACAGGAAACACCTGTTCCGTCATACCTTCCAGTGTATTTAGAGAATCTTGATAaataaatatcatcataatccatccagccactgaccacaaatatccgaaaacacacacacaaacggaGATGCACGCACACTGACACACAACGAGAGATAGAGAGTGAGGGAGAGATCCTCAAAAGTAAGTAAAATCTTCAAAGAGCTGCTTACATAAAACATGTAGCTGTACGGAGGTCGCTTGTGATGGTGACACTCCTGGTACCCCCTGATCCGCCAGGCACGTGATGTTGGCCCCATTCTCCCATCTCGTCAGGAACAGGATATGGAGCTCTATCTCCACAGTGTCTCCGGTGGGTTCCGTTCGCTTGACTTCCTCTGTTGGCTTCAACAACTTGGTGCCATTGTACCACTTCAGCCGGGCTAATGGCTTCCCTCCCTCCGAGCGGCACTTAAGTCTCAGCTCCTCACCCACGTTGTATAATTTACGGTTTCCAGCTATACTTGGCGGAGAAGCCAACGCATCTGAGAATAAAAGGCATATTGCAATCGTTTATATGTAATCATTGCAGAATTTTCTGTAGTATAGCAACAAAATGAGCATGGCCCACCATGTACTTAACCTTGACCGAATACTAGTATGCAGTTACGTAGTATCATGAAAAGTGGAATTTCTAGCATTCATCTGCAGATGAAGATATTTCtattgatatgtttattgctAGCATACATCTGTGGTGTCATTCCGTCAGGGCGACGAGTACCAAAGGcatacatggatgacatctgcacagAAACACACGAGTAGCAGAACAATGTACCCGAATAACAATCAGGGAGTAGTTAAAAGACCGACGTTGCGGTTGTCGTctgttaccttcctcagggcaatgtACTGGTTCAATTGGAGCTGCATGACAGGCATAGCTACCAGCAGATGTGGTCCCAAATGTAAAGTATTTCGCATACACAAATGTAAATAGGCATCAAACAACTGTCTGATACATCTTGTATGTATCTTTATCGGAGGTCAGTCGAATTTCGAATATCGCGATTGTAAAATGGTAGAAATGTGGAGCTTTGTGTCTGCTGATCGCACATCTTTGTCATcaatatcattatttttattttatttcttacGGAGTAGATATATATACCTGGTTACCATTTAAACAAATCAAGCAAAAGTAGGCACCAGTTACACACTACTGAGTTTCTACTGCCTGTGTTGAAAAAATTGCCGCAAACCATACATCTTCGTAGACTTGAATTGAAATAATGATAAGACGTCTATCTTGTTATTACACTCTCCTACAGCCCCCTCCGAAGACTGGTGTAATCTCTACCTGCTGGGATGCGTGGCAAAAGGAATTATGAAAACCTGGAACATCCATCATTCGCATGGAAACTCACCAGTACTCCCCACTGAGTCAATATACCTAAGTGGCTTACAATAGGAGTTTTCTAAGTACGAATAATCCGCGCGTTGTGACGTTCCGTTTTTGTGTTTGGCCAGCAAAATCCAGTTTCACAGCTACTGTTGTGCTGAAGatattctttatcattttaCAGCACACAATGTACCTGCTGAGACGAAGCAataaaggattttaagtcatTTCAGACTTAGCACATGCTGGGACCATGAGAattatttgtgtgtatttaTGAGGTAGAATTATAGTTTGTTTCGGaattatgaatatttgtaaTTCATATCAATGAAAGTGTAAAAATATAAAGTATGAGAATCTCAAAATCATGCTATATTTCACAAGTATTCATACGTCATCAATATTAAATGTTATTGCATGGTCACCTGTCCATATTGCCTTCAAATCAAGGCGTTCAACACACTATCGTTGTTTGCGACACGTTAAGATGTGTCAGACGTTTAGAAGGCTTAGAACCATAATCATTGAGAGTCTCAAAAACATGTGACTGTACCAGACTACAAAACTGTGAATCTTATCTACAAGTAGTAATTTCTTGATATAACAATTGGTAATTCTACCAGTCTTATCATGATCTAATAGGGCTGGAGAAAAgcctgaaatgttcttttagcGAATCTACGTACCGGTCTGTTAATGAACCAATATCGTCAAGTAGTTGAATAGAATAATACTGAGCATGGTCGAATCATTTCTCACCACACATTGTAAGACATCTGtacctttggaaaaaaatcctaCGTGCACTAGGCTCTAAGGCAAAAACCAAATTACTTGCCAAAGAACAAAATCACACATCGATAAAGAAACGCAGACCCTTTAATCACGTATCGTTGAAATACCGTAAAATTATAATGTAGGTAGAAGATATTGCCCTAAAGGTTCTCAGTCATGCCAGGAAGGTGTTCAGTCTGTTACCTCCAGAGACATACAGGAATAACCGATCGTCTCCTGCGCCTTATCCGAAATGCTCTGCCATTTATCTCATTTCGTATAGCTTTTGGCAGGTTCTTAGCTACTGCCTAAAAGCTAACGTTGCAACTTCAGATGTAACCATCACTGTCACTATCAGCAGGTATTTCAAGTGTTTTATAGCTTACAGCAATCATAGAGAAGTCAATATAGTCATCGGTTCAATCTGCATTGTTTCTACTACTGGTTAAAAACCCTTTGTAAGTAATATTCACATAGCTTTAAACCTTCAAGCTTATTATCACACAGCTCTAGCTTTAACGATTCAGAGAGCTTTTAAAGTAAATCCTAAGACAATTTCTATTAATGAGTAAATCTATTGCTTTCTTTTAGAATGCAAATCTTTACATCAGACACTAGCTACAGCGCCTCATTTACAATGAGAAGAAAAATGACAGTACAGAAGACGAGGCTTTGAGGGATGTTGAGGAAATCAATTTTCTCTGGTTATCCTGGAGTAAGATGATTGATGATCCGGGACGAAAAGTTTATGGAGATTTGCATATAATCAGACTCAGAGAATTCTGTCCCCGCAGTGCCTATATATGCACTAACCGTATTACACGCGCAGTCAACTTGGTGATAGCGGTGACCAGGGCAGTCCTGGGTCACACTTCAATTCCCCTGCGCAATTGACGTGTTAGAACAATTTTAAGGTAGTTTTTACCGAGAAAAACCTATTTCCTTCGACACTATGTCGAGTTGATCAACTGAATCTAATGCAGATCCCACTCATCTGGCTATAGGTCTAAACCCTCGCGTACAGACCAGGTCGATAGGGCTGATGAAGATTAACCTTTGAATACCATGCCATTGACGTCAACACTGAATCAGACTTACATTCACTGGTAAATTTCGCTCGTGAGTATTTTACACATGAGTAGTTTGTGTGCAGAAGCCGCCAATGTGTCCCAGATTATGACCTTCAAATTCGTTATCCATTTAAGGAACAAGGTCAAAGATGAACTTCCCTGACTTGTGAACGGTTCTTGTCTCGACCAATGACTTATAGTTTATTCATGTCCAGATATATATGGCGGTTTACATAACAAGGCCCATAGGAGTTTTGTTGATATTATGTCTGAAGGGCCTTCCCATTCAACTTGCGTCATTTATTCGTACAGATTTGAGCATTCCTCTTACTAGCTACATCACGCCATGTCTTCCCGCGATGTGTATGCATTTTGAATGACATCGATGATGAAGTTAAATAAGCAGCACATATGGTATTGCTGACgacttgttgaaaaaaaaacaaaaaaaaaaacttagaaaCGTTTGTGATACTAACCACTTGGATACAAAGACCAACCACAACCAGCTCAATGTATGGTCTTTGTATAGTAATGTATGGTGACTTTTATCACTACTAAGTAACCTTGGCCggaaaagaaatatttcatttatttattcttttAGTTTATTTAATTAGGGTAAAATCACACTTAGGCTTAATAGCCGCCTGTTTTCAGGTGTCCTGgacacattgtttgtttgtttattaggatcgatctccattagtgatattgtaccactagtcttcctggagtccgtaTACAATTCATACATAATAAAATTGAACATAAGCAAGAAAACCTATACAATTTGTGAACAATTTGTAACAAGTAACAAAATCGACTGAGGTAGCTTAAAGTGATAAGAGGTCAACATTGTTACTGCACAGGTGGATGACATGATTCAAGACTTTTTAAAGCTGATGACCACCTGAATCCGTTATACAGCAAAAGGTAGTGTCTGAAGCTTCCCTGTTCTTAACCATTATAACAACCAAGTGGTGTCTTATAACCCGGGTATAATAAATGCCCCGCCACTGCCCAAGTGAGTGAAATGATCCCCTTACGAAATCTACCATTAGTCACGCTGTACAGAGGGATTAGCTTCCTGCTTGTTTTCCTAAAAGATTGAGAATCTCGTGTGTTTGACAGACGACTGTGGCTATAGCTAGAGAAACCAGGGATTATATGTGATAACGTAGTTAGTCTTGGCTTCAATTCCACCGCCCATGACGTCACGGCACGCCAACTGCCGGGCTCATCGTCAACAAGCTGCAAGGGTATAACTCAAGGAACAACGTCTTTACGATCTAAGTACATCTTATTGTggattgtacaatgtaaattatACACTAATGTATATTCCGTGCTTATCATTTGGTGTGTGGTTGTGAATATGTCTGAAAGGTTCACgagtttatttcatttctatcCTATCGTAGCCTATGTAATCTCTCTGGATCCGCCCTCATCAAGAGCAATGAGCTGAGTAATATTATTGATGAAATGGATTTTATATTGTCAAAAATCAATCACGAGGTCTTTCATAGAGGTAGAGCAAATAGAAACCCTGGCCTTTCACAAGATTACATAGCCTTCATCCCTACAATTCTTTTTCATAGACCTAAATAAATGCTGCCACAAACCATTCATTTCGACGTATTTCAAATACTCCACGACCAACGGTATAATGTATCGACTACCGACATCATATGAAGTTAATGtgtatatttcatttatttgtttttgcatttaGGATGGAAATTACACATAGAACATTTCCTTTGGCCAGCGTTCTATTTTGGAACCCTCCATCAGAGATGTGTCCACAATTTACACCGCAGATACTTGCCGCTCTATAAAACACATGCCTCCTATTTCGTTCCAGAGCGCTCATTGGTAGAGATGACATTTTCTTGAACTCTCCCAATCTGGCCTTGCCATCAATTTGAGGGAGAAGTTGTAAAATAAAGTACCAATGAACCCCTCAACATGCATGGATTTCCTTTCTGGCATTTTTGTCAATCATCAATTTTAGAGCATGGTTATAAGAAAAACGTATGCTTCAAACACCTGGAACGTATGAAAGGTTGATGTGGCATCAACATACAAATTTGTCTCCAACCAACGCTTTGTTATAGAATCACTCTTCACTACTATGAGCAAAGGCTATATATG
This region includes:
- the LOC118423534 gene encoding peroxidasin homolog; protein product: MERVGALRYSLVLLVLLPIVNAAFYRTRPQSTGVLVNQTVTLYCAFNGLGPSEVVNWYWYNPETDDKLYHISARGRVASEFSRHSIVGSSRRGEYNLRIRDVQPADEGNYRCSVFTVRDAGDARLTVVDALASPPSIAGNRKLYNVGEELRLKCRSEGGKPLARLKWYNGTKLLKPTEEVKRTEPTGDTVEIELHILFLTRWENGANITCLADQGVPGVSPSQATSVQLHVLYPPAVIVPERSVVALEGRNVSLSCLSEGNPPADVTWRRDGAAIPQDVIIRNSSLLIPRVSQADGGSYLCEADNGIGPTGTGQITMEVIFPPKIKPTFDQEISVLYGQDVFTVECSAEGNPKPGVSWRRRDTYQPYDNPLTLSPLNYQTEGVYVCVAKSNGFPEITRETYINVIGRPEVVSEPASVSAAGGDMVKLTCTIASDPLPDDVIWELSEHDGKKLEFRTGKAGRISVTKTIITANRVHSALVITSAESAHTGEYACTAANMFGKDRQQFSVYVTEGSSDVLLVAAVTIGVVLGIVFAVLIVLCLRARKMPVCCFSDRGTRSCALSPCCSRSNDGFTTKPPLDTSLKITQDLTATLELQKLNGISKQRSTISLDTVGLSSQFQEAKKFEYGSLNTHRRGYTEDTKYQRHCPYYIGELTLRQESKRSSSWKRRPSTEGVVESRTLDSGSLDVRSAAGCQLHTRIV